The Bos javanicus breed banteng chromosome 18, ARS-OSU_banteng_1.0, whole genome shotgun sequence genome has a segment encoding these proteins:
- the CD177 gene encoding CD177 antigen isoform X1, translated as MSPALLLALLGITLALPGARALNCYSGGVETIRNVSEQPFQWTTSQVNCGEGLGCQEMVLITQNDPLLYLVLIKGCTQAANQEARVTDHRAGPGLSIVSYTRVCRENLCNDLSTSLPLWTPLPPTVPGSVRCPVCLSREGCLSAPEMTCPAKSSHCYNGVLQLTAGDPPGGSSTSILKVQGCVSQAGCNLLNGTQEVGPISLWGTCIPKGALTCYRGIMLQMSPNLSQDPVDWSTTTEQQCDPGEVCQETLLLIDVGRRSILLGSKGCSQVNIQGDFMHSRPPGVLVASYARVCSSDYCNSAASSSVLVNALPRPAPPAPGHLQCPVCLALGSCSQSSNVMCPKGTSHCYKGQIFLRGGGLTAPVAIQGCVAHPSSTLLGRRWSIGVFTVTETREGGAEVDEPLISSGAAPGPSLAWAVGLALALWCGAPSLLTLFPQDP; from the exons ATGAGCCCTGCCCTGCTGCTGGCCCTGCTGGGCATCACCCTCGCCCTGCCCG GAGCGAGGGCCTTGAACTGCTACTCGGGGGGAGTGGAGACCATAAGGAATGTATCGGAACAGCCCTTTCAGTGGACGACTTCCCAAGTGAACTGTGGAGAAGGTTTGGGCTGCCAGGAAATGGTGTTGATCACCCAGAACG ACCCCCTCCTGTACCTGGTGCTCATCAAGGGCTGCACCCAGGCAGCCAATCAGGAGGCCCGCGTCACCGACCACAGGGCAGGCCCCGGCCTGTCCATCGTCTCCTACACCCGGGTATGCCGGGAGAATCTGTGCAACGATCTCAGCACCAGCCTCCCTCTCTGGACCCCGCTCCCACCCACAG TCCCAGGTTCTGTGCGGTGTCCAGTCTGCTTGTCTAGAGAAGGCTGTCTGTCGGCCCCAGAGATGACCTGCCCGGCCAAGAGCTCACACTGCTACAATGGGGTCCTCCAGCTCACTGCTGGTGACCCACCGGGAG GGAGCAGCACCAGCATACTCAAAGTCCAAGGATGCGTTTCTCAAGCAGGCTGCAACCTGCTGAATGGGACCCAGGAAGTCGGGCCCATCAGCCTGTGGGGGACTTGCATTCCTAAAG GTGCTCTGACCTGTTATCGGGGTATCATGCTGCAGATGTCTCCAAACCTGAGCCAGGACCCTGTCGATTGGTCCACAACTACGGAGCAGCAGTGTGACCCTGGGGAGGTGTGTCAGGAGACCCTTCTGCTCATAGATGTAG GACGCAGGTCGATCCTGCTGGGGAGCAAAGGCTGCAGCCAGGTCAATATCCAGGGTGACTTCATGCACTCGAGGCCCCCCGGAGTGCTGGTCGCCTCCTATGCCCGGGTCTGCTCCTCCGACTACTGCAACTCGGCTGCCAGCAGCAGCGTCCTGGTCAATGCCCTCCCTCGTCCAG CCCCCCCGGCCCCAGGACACCTGCAATGTCCCGTCTGTCTGGCCCTTGGATCCTGCTCACAAAGCTCTAACGTGATGTGTCCTAAGGGCACCAGTCACTGTTACAAGGGTCAGATTTTTCTCCGGGGAG GTGGGTTGACCGCCCCAGTGGCCATCCAGGGCTGCGTGGCCCACCCTTCCAGCACCTTGTTGGGCCGTAGGTGGAGTATCGGGGTCTTCACTGTGACTGAGACCCGTGAGGGTGGCGCTGAGGTGGATGAGCCTCTAATCTCAAGTGGAGCTGCCCCTGGCCCTTCCCTGGCGTGGGCAGTGGGGCTGGCCCTAGCCCTTTGGTGTGGGGCTCCCTCCTTGCTGACCTTGTTCCCCCAGGATCCTTAG
- the CD177 gene encoding CD177 antigen isoform X2 codes for MSPALLLALLGITLALPGARALNCYSGGVETIRNVSEQPFQWTTSQVNCGEGLGCQEMVLITQNDPLLYLVLIKGCTQAANQEARVTDHRAGPGLSIVSYTRVCRENLCNDLSTSLPLWTPLPPTVPGSVRCPVCLSREGCLSAPEMTCPAKSSHCYNGVLQLTAGDPPGGSSTSILKVQGCVSQAGCNLLNGTQEVGPISLWGTCIPKGRRSILLGSKGCSQVNIQGDFMHSRPPGVLVASYARVCSSDYCNSAASSSVLVNALPRPAPPAPGHLQCPVCLALGSCSQSSNVMCPKGTSHCYKGQIFLRGGGLTAPVAIQGCVAHPSSTLLGRRWSIGVFTVTETREGGAEVDEPLISSGAAPGPSLAWAVGLALALWCGAPSLLTLFPQDP; via the exons ATGAGCCCTGCCCTGCTGCTGGCCCTGCTGGGCATCACCCTCGCCCTGCCCG GAGCGAGGGCCTTGAACTGCTACTCGGGGGGAGTGGAGACCATAAGGAATGTATCGGAACAGCCCTTTCAGTGGACGACTTCCCAAGTGAACTGTGGAGAAGGTTTGGGCTGCCAGGAAATGGTGTTGATCACCCAGAACG ACCCCCTCCTGTACCTGGTGCTCATCAAGGGCTGCACCCAGGCAGCCAATCAGGAGGCCCGCGTCACCGACCACAGGGCAGGCCCCGGCCTGTCCATCGTCTCCTACACCCGGGTATGCCGGGAGAATCTGTGCAACGATCTCAGCACCAGCCTCCCTCTCTGGACCCCGCTCCCACCCACAG TCCCAGGTTCTGTGCGGTGTCCAGTCTGCTTGTCTAGAGAAGGCTGTCTGTCGGCCCCAGAGATGACCTGCCCGGCCAAGAGCTCACACTGCTACAATGGGGTCCTCCAGCTCACTGCTGGTGACCCACCGGGAG GGAGCAGCACCAGCATACTCAAAGTCCAAGGATGCGTTTCTCAAGCAGGCTGCAACCTGCTGAATGGGACCCAGGAAGTCGGGCCCATCAGCCTGTGGGGGACTTGCATTCCTAAAG GACGCAGGTCGATCCTGCTGGGGAGCAAAGGCTGCAGCCAGGTCAATATCCAGGGTGACTTCATGCACTCGAGGCCCCCCGGAGTGCTGGTCGCCTCCTATGCCCGGGTCTGCTCCTCCGACTACTGCAACTCGGCTGCCAGCAGCAGCGTCCTGGTCAATGCCCTCCCTCGTCCAG CCCCCCCGGCCCCAGGACACCTGCAATGTCCCGTCTGTCTGGCCCTTGGATCCTGCTCACAAAGCTCTAACGTGATGTGTCCTAAGGGCACCAGTCACTGTTACAAGGGTCAGATTTTTCTCCGGGGAG GTGGGTTGACCGCCCCAGTGGCCATCCAGGGCTGCGTGGCCCACCCTTCCAGCACCTTGTTGGGCCGTAGGTGGAGTATCGGGGTCTTCACTGTGACTGAGACCCGTGAGGGTGGCGCTGAGGTGGATGAGCCTCTAATCTCAAGTGGAGCTGCCCCTGGCCCTTCCCTGGCGTGGGCAGTGGGGCTGGCCCTAGCCCTTTGGTGTGGGGCTCCCTCCTTGCTGACCTTGTTCCCCCAGGATCCTTAG
- the CD177 gene encoding CD177 antigen isoform X3, whose translation MVLITQNDPLLYLVLIKGCTQAANQEARVTDHRAGPGLSIVSYTRVCRENLCNDLSTSLPLWTPLPPTVPGSVRCPVCLSREGCLSAPEMTCPAKSSHCYNGVLQLTAGDPPGGSSTSILKVQGCVSQAGCNLLNGTQEVGPISLWGTCIPKGALTCYRGIMLQMSPNLSQDPVDWSTTTEQQCDPGEVCQETLLLIDVGRRSILLGSKGCSQVNIQGDFMHSRPPGVLVASYARVCSSDYCNSAASSSVLVNALPRPAPPAPGHLQCPVCLALGSCSQSSNVMCPKGTSHCYKGQIFLRGGGLTAPVAIQGCVAHPSSTLLGRRWSIGVFTVTETREGGAEVDEPLISSGAAPGPSLAWAVGLALALWCGAPSLLTLFPQDP comes from the exons ATGGTGTTGATCACCCAGAACG ACCCCCTCCTGTACCTGGTGCTCATCAAGGGCTGCACCCAGGCAGCCAATCAGGAGGCCCGCGTCACCGACCACAGGGCAGGCCCCGGCCTGTCCATCGTCTCCTACACCCGGGTATGCCGGGAGAATCTGTGCAACGATCTCAGCACCAGCCTCCCTCTCTGGACCCCGCTCCCACCCACAG TCCCAGGTTCTGTGCGGTGTCCAGTCTGCTTGTCTAGAGAAGGCTGTCTGTCGGCCCCAGAGATGACCTGCCCGGCCAAGAGCTCACACTGCTACAATGGGGTCCTCCAGCTCACTGCTGGTGACCCACCGGGAG GGAGCAGCACCAGCATACTCAAAGTCCAAGGATGCGTTTCTCAAGCAGGCTGCAACCTGCTGAATGGGACCCAGGAAGTCGGGCCCATCAGCCTGTGGGGGACTTGCATTCCTAAAG GTGCTCTGACCTGTTATCGGGGTATCATGCTGCAGATGTCTCCAAACCTGAGCCAGGACCCTGTCGATTGGTCCACAACTACGGAGCAGCAGTGTGACCCTGGGGAGGTGTGTCAGGAGACCCTTCTGCTCATAGATGTAG GACGCAGGTCGATCCTGCTGGGGAGCAAAGGCTGCAGCCAGGTCAATATCCAGGGTGACTTCATGCACTCGAGGCCCCCCGGAGTGCTGGTCGCCTCCTATGCCCGGGTCTGCTCCTCCGACTACTGCAACTCGGCTGCCAGCAGCAGCGTCCTGGTCAATGCCCTCCCTCGTCCAG CCCCCCCGGCCCCAGGACACCTGCAATGTCCCGTCTGTCTGGCCCTTGGATCCTGCTCACAAAGCTCTAACGTGATGTGTCCTAAGGGCACCAGTCACTGTTACAAGGGTCAGATTTTTCTCCGGGGAG GTGGGTTGACCGCCCCAGTGGCCATCCAGGGCTGCGTGGCCCACCCTTCCAGCACCTTGTTGGGCCGTAGGTGGAGTATCGGGGTCTTCACTGTGACTGAGACCCGTGAGGGTGGCGCTGAGGTGGATGAGCCTCTAATCTCAAGTGGAGCTGCCCCTGGCCCTTCCCTGGCGTGGGCAGTGGGGCTGGCCCTAGCCCTTTGGTGTGGGGCTCCCTCCTTGCTGACCTTGTTCCCCCAGGATCCTTAG
- the TEX101 gene encoding testis-expressed protein 101 encodes MGACHFQGLLLLFLVGAPTLIMAQKLFCQKGTFMGIQEDATNMFNWTSEKVEACDNGTLCQETILLIKTAGTKTAILATKSCSLDGTPAITFIQHTAGPSLAAISYSNYCEDPFCNNREGLYDIWNIQETEEETKGTTSLHCPTCLALGSCLNAPSVACPNNTDRCYQGKLQVSEGNVNSLLEIKGCTSIIGCRLMSGVFKIGPLWVKETCPSMSISTRKIDNGATWLHTSVWKLKLLLMLLLLILGGSASGP; translated from the exons ATGGGAGCCTGTCACTTTCAGGGTCTGCTGCTCCTCTTTCTTGTAGGAGCCCCGACCTTGATCA TGGCACAGAAATTGTTTTGTCAAAAGGGTACATTCATGGGTATCCAGGAGGATGCAACAAACATGTTCAACTGGACCTCAGAGAAAGTTGAAGCTTGTGACAATGGGACATTGTGCCAGGAAACCATCCTGCTGATCAAAACTG CAGGGACCAAGACAGCGATTTTGGCCACTAAGAGCTGCAGCTTGGATGGGACACCGGCAATAACGTTTATCCAGCACACTGCAGGCCCCAGTCTAGCTGCAATCTCCTACAGTAACTACTGCGAGGATCCCTTTTGCAATAACAGAGAGGGATTATATGATATATGGAATATACAAGAGACTGAAGAAG AAACCAAAGGGACAACAAGCCTCCACTGCCCAACCTGTCTGGCTCTGGGGTCCTGTTTGAATGCTCCCTCTGTTGCCTGCCCCAACAATACAGATCGATGCTATCAGGGGAAACTTCAGGTCTCTGAAG gaaatgtcaactcacttTTGGAGATCAAAGGCTGTACATCGATCATTGGTTGCAGGCTGATGTCTGGGGTCTTTAAAATAGGACCCCTGTGGGTGAAGGAAACTTGCCCCTCCATGTCCATCTCGACCCGAAAGATTGACAATGGGGCCACGTGGCTTCACACTTCAGTTTGGAAGTTAAAGCTACTGCTGATGCTGTTACTGCTCATCCTTGGAGGGAGTGCTTCTGGTCCCTAA